In Oncorhynchus gorbuscha isolate QuinsamMale2020 ecotype Even-year unplaced genomic scaffold, OgorEven_v1.0 Un_scaffold_2445, whole genome shotgun sequence, the genomic stretch CCTATTTGCTGATttaatgttattttgtaaattgtGTAGGAATGGTTCCTTctgaaagagaccttggtctgaATGGGACTCTCTgtttaaaataaaggtaaaataaatcccttctgtaatgtgttctctctcattTCAGATCCATCCCAGACAGCCACAGTGGAGGTGTCCTCCCAAGTGGTCTTCTGCAGTACTGTAGCACCCTCTAGTGGTATGATACTGGCATTACACTGAACCTTTCTACAATTAATGTATTACCCTGGCTGCCTTGACTTTACACACAGTGCAGTTCTTTATTCTAAAGTGCCAGCCGATGACGAAAGGCTTTAGAATTGTAATCTTTGGTAGACTGTTCGTATCACTATTAATAAACGCAGAGACAATCCATATATTGTTGTATGCAATGAGCTCAGTTATTTAAAACGGTGAGAATGAGCTGCACTGTATTTTAAACACAAGGCCATTAAACTGCCCATTTTACCTGGTGTTGTTCTCTATCTGCGGTCTAGATGTGGTGTTGCAGTATAAACATGGACGACCGATGCTGGCTGTGCCGCTACCCTCCAGGCAGGAGAGCTGTCTGTTCTTCCTCAGGCCCATGTTAATGACTGTAGGAGACCTCATCCACGACCTGCAGAGAGAAGACCCAGGAGTCACCTCTGCCTCTGTGCTCACCAAAGGTAGGACACACAAATATATGTTGTACACATACACAAATATGTtgtacacacacataaatacagtgccttgcgaaagtattcggcccccttgaactttgcgaccttttgccacatttaaggcttcaaacataaagatataaaactgtatttttttgtgaagaatcaacaagaagtgggacacaatcatgaagtggaacgacatttattggatatttcaaactttttaacaaatcaaaaactgaaaaattgggcatgcaaaatctttcagcccctttactttcagtgcagcaaactctctccagaagttcagtgaggatctctgaatgatccaatgttgacctaaatgactaatgatgataaatacaatccacctgtgtgtaatcaagtctccgtataaatgcacctgcactgtgatagtcctcagaggtccgttaaaagcgcagagagcatcatgaagaacaaggaacacaccaggcaggtccgagatactgttgtaaaGAAGtctaaagccggatttggatacaaaaaagccataatattgaaatggagggagtatcagaccactgcaaatctaccaagacctggccgtccctctaaactttcagctcatacaaggagaagactgatcagagatgcagccaagaggcccatgatcactctggatgaactgcagagatctacagctgaggtgggagactctgtccataggacaacaatcagtcgtatattgcacaaatctggcctttatggaagtggcAAGAAGAaggccatttcttaaagatatccataaaaagtgtcgtttaaagtttgccacaagccacctgggagacacaccaaacatgtggaagaaggtgctctggtcagatgaaaccaaaattgaaccttttggcaacaatgcaaaatgttatgtttggcgtaaaagcaacacagctcatcactctgaacacaccatccccactgtcaaacatggtggtggcctcatcatggtttgggcctgcttttcttcagcagggacagggaagatggttaaaattgatgggcagatggatggagccaaatacaggaccattctggacatttacatttacattacatttaagtcatttagcagacgctcttatccagagcgacttacaaattggtgcattcaccttatgacatccagtgggacagtcacttaacaatagtgcatctaaaacttagggggggtggggtgagagggattacttaacctatcctaggtattccttaaagaggtggggtttcaggtgtctccggaaggtggtgattgacgaaaacctgatggagtctgcaaaagacctgagactgggacggagatttgtcttccaacaagacaatgatccaaaacataaagcaaaatctacaatggaatggttcaaaaataaacatatccaggtgttagaatggccaagtcaaagatctgaatccaatcaagaatctgtggaaagaactgaaaactgctgttcacaaatgctctccatccaacctcactgagctcgagctgttttgcaaggaggaatgggaaaaactttcagtctctcgatgtgcaaaactgatagacataccccaagcgacttacagctgtaatcgcagcaaaaggtggcgctacaaagtattaacttaagggggctgaataatttttcacgcccaatttttcggtttttgatttgtttaaaaagtttgaaatatccaataaatgtcgttccacttcatgattgtgtcccacttcttgttgattcttcacaaaaaaatacagttttatatctttgtgtttgaagcctgaaatgtggcaaaaggtcgcaaagttcaaggcggccgcatactttcacaaggcactgtatatgttgtaCACACACTCAAATGCAAACATTTGCCCGTATACTCAAATGCTTTTTGAATGAGTGCCTATCTAGGAGCAGTTCAGCCTTTTGGATAATAATGAATATGATTTAATGGACAGGgcagaactgatcctagatcagcacacctACTCTGAGATACTTTATGAATATGGGCTACTGTCTGTCGTGTACACAGACActatatccatctgttatcctcctgtctcctacagatggtgcacgggtagctaacaccacccctgtagacaccaccctgtagacaccacccagacactatatccatctgttatcctcctgtctcctacagatggtgcacgggtagctaacaccacccctgtagacaccacccctgtagacaccacccagacactatatccatctgttatcctcctgtctcctacagatggtgcacgggtagctaacaccacccctgtagacaccacccctgtagacaccacccagacactatatccatctgttatcctcctgtctcctacagatggtgcacgggtagctaacaccacccctgtagacaccacccctgtagacaccacccagacactatatccatctgttatcctcctgtctcctacagatggtgcacgggtagctaacaccacctctgtagacaccacccctgtagacaccacccagacactatagccatctgttatcctcctgtctcctacagatggtgcacgggtagctaacaccacccctgtagacaccaccctgtagacactatatccatctgttatcctcctgtctactacagatggtgcacgggtagctaacaccacccctgtagacaccacccctgtagacaccacccagacactatatccatctgttatcctcctgtctcctacagatggtgcacgggtagctaacaccacccctgtagacaccacccctgtagacaccacccagacactatatccatctgttatcctcctgtctcctacagatggtgcacgggtagctaacaccacccctgtagacaccacccagacactatatccatctgttatcctcctgtctcctacagatggtgcacgggtagctaacaccacccctgtagataccacccctgtagacactatatccatctgttatcctcctgtctcctacagatggtgcacgggtagctaacaccacccctgtagacaccacctctgtagacaccacccagacactatatccatctgttatcctcctgtctcctacagatggtgcacgggtagctaacagcacctctatagacaccacccctgtagacactatatccatctgttatcctcctgtctcctacagatggtgcatgggtagctaacaccacccctgtagacaccacctctgtagacaccacccagacactatatccatctgttatcctcctgtctcctacagatggtgcacgggtagctaacaccacccctgtagacaccacctctgtagacaccacccagacactatatccatctgttatcctcctgtctcctacagatggtgcacgggtagctaacaccacccctgtagacaccacccagacactatagccatctgttatcctcctgtctcctacagatggtgcacgggtagctaacagcacctctatagacaccacccctgtagacactatatccatctgttatcctcctgtctcctacagatggtgcacgggtagctaacagcacctctatagacaccacccctgtagacactatatccatctgttatcctcctgtctcctacagatggtgcacgggtagctaacagcacctctatagacaccacccctgtagacactatatccatctgttatcctcctgtctcctacagatggtgcacgggtagctaacagcacctctatagacaccacccctgtagacactatatccatctgttatcctcctgtctcctacagatggtaCCGGGTAGCTAACAGCACCTCTATagacaccacccctgtagacactatatccatctgttatcctcctgtctcctacagatggtgcacgggtagctaacagcacctctatagacaccacccctgtagacactatatccatctgttatcctcctgtctcctacagatggtgcacgggtagctaacagcacctctatagacaccacccctgtagacactatatccatctgttatcctcctgtctcctacagatggtgcACGGGTAGCTAACAGCACCTCTATAGACGGTCTCCTGGACAAAGACTTCCAGCTCCTCATCAATGATGCTGTATACAACATCCACTCCCCTGAAAGAGGTGAAGCAACTCTCCAAAACATAAATAGTTGAAACAGTTTAAGAGATGATGATGacataataataaatgccatttagcagctgCTTTATTCTGAAACGACTTAGTTGTGCGTGTTTATATTTTAAATATGgctggtcccgggaatcgaacccactatcctggtgtGGCAagcaacatgctctaccaactgagctacagaggaccacagatcacacatctacagaggaccacagatcacacatctacagaggaccacagatcacacatctacagaggaccacagatcacacatctacagaggaccacagatcacacatctacagaggaccacagatcacacatctacagaggaccacagatcacacatctacagaggaccacagatcacacatctacagaggaccacagatcacacatctacagaggaccacagatcacacatctacagaggaccacagatcacacatctacagaggaccacagatcacacatctacagaggatcacacatctacagaggaccacagatcacacatctacagaggaccacagatcacacatctacagaggaccacagatcacacatctacagaggaccacagatcacacatctacagaggaccacagatcacacatctacagaggaccacagatcacacatctacagaggaccacagatcacacatctacagaggaccacagatcacacatctacagaggaccacagatcacacatctacagaggaccacagatcacacatctacagaggaccacagatcacacatctacagaggaccacagatcacacatctacagaggaccacagatcacacatctacagaggaccacagatcacacagctacagaggaccacagatcacacagctacagaggaccacagatcacacagctacagaggaccacagatcacacagctacagaggaccacagatcacacagctacagaggaccacagatcacacagctacagaggaccacagatcacacagctacagaggaccacagatcacacagctacagaggaccacagatcacacagctacagaggaccacagatcacacagctacagaggaccacagatcacacatctacagaggaccacagatcacacatctacagaggaccacagatcacacatctacagaggaccacagatcacacatctacagaggaccacagatcacacatctacagaggaccacagatcacacatctacagaggaccacagatcacacatctacagaggaccacagatcacacatctacagaggaccacagatcacacagctacagaggaccacagatcacacagctacagaggaccacagatcacacagctacagaggaccacagatcacacagctacagaggaccacagatcacacagctacagaggaccacagatcacacagctacagaggaccacagatcacacagctacagaggaccacagatcacacagctacagaggaccacagatcacacagctacagaggaccacagatcacacagctacagaggaccacagatcacacaggATGATGATGAGATATCAATTGATCTTTATCAGTAATTCTGAAAAGAAACATCATTAGTCACTTGAGCATCAGCaggatcctcctcctcctcctcctcatcgtcATTATCCACCTCCAGTCTGGGGTGGAATTGGTGGAATAGTGATGCATGTTCccagtgtaataataataattttgccATGAGTTCCCAGAGTGACTGTGTTGTAATGAATTCCACCCATGTTGTGTGTTCAGAGGCGTCCAGTGAGCATGTGGTGGACGTGGAGGACATGAAGCACATGGTGCAGCTGCTCCACACGGCCCTCCAcctgccccaccaccacctcctgaAGGAGAGGCAGCTGCTGGAGAGACTGGATGGACTCAAACAGGACCTCTCACCTCTGGAACAGGTACCGGAGGGGTGTACGTACCGGAGGGGTGTACGTACCGGAGGGGTGTACGTACCGGAGGGTGTACGTACCGGAGGGTGTACTCTGACTccgtttctctttctctttccttctgtctttcagtatctcctctctttatttctctctcttgcgtctcttatctcatctctctcgtctctgtgtgACTCCTACTACCTATCCCTTTGGTCGACAACCATAAAGCTGTCACGGTAAACCTTCAAAGATCAGATTGCATGAGTGTGAGAGTTTGTTTTAGCTATCACTAGTAACCTCTGTCTCCCGTGCGTTCCTGTATAGGTGAAGGCACAGCTGGCGCGCAGTGCAGAGTTCCACTCCTCCAGGACTCTGTGGACAGGTGTGGCCCTGCTGTCTGTGCAGGGCGGGGCCTTGGCCTGGCTCACCTGGTGGGTGTACTCTTGGGACGTCATGGAGTCCCGTCACCTACTTCCTCACCTACTGCACCAGCATCGGAGTCTTCTCCTACTATGTCCTCACCAAGCAGGTACAGTACAGGACtggaaggacaggaagacccaTGTCCAGCATGGTCTCGATACAAGTAGTCAAGACAGTGTCTCCCCCTTGTGTGCACAAAAGTACTGTCACTACAGGGCACTTGAACAAAAGCTTTCATTTTCATTTCAGTCACACCTGGTCTCCTTACAACAACTTGGAGTAGTCAAGTTCTCATATGTGACCTTCATTGCCATACGCTGTACAGTATGAAGGCAGTAATTATCAGGGTTGAATTCTAACTTTAGATAACTGTGTGCAGTCAAACTTCTACAAACCGCTGCATTGACATCAATGGTAGATGTAATCAAAACACAGTTGATAAGCACTTAGAAGTGGAACAGAGAAATCTCCACGTATGTCTGCCCTCCTGTGGCTGCAATGTGTATAGCATGCGCTGTATAGAAGGAGCACGACATGCTCTGACCGGTAAACCTTCCAGTTGGTCCCACAGCACCTGTGTCCTGCGTCTAAATGATTTTATAAGACTTTTGTAAGTATCTTATAAAAGTACAGTACGAACTGTGTACATCCATGCCACAACAAGGAGGCTGACACAAACCAACATTCCTCTGTTACGCTTCGAGGTgcatcacctgaattctgatcataTCTCCTAATGACATCCGTGCATAATTTACACAGAGGATCACGGTTATCTCAAGTTAGAATTTAAACCCAGATAACTATGAGTGAGAAGTGATACACAAGTTagtctgtccagatggatcatggttgttgtcctctgtaggattatgtctgtccagatggatcatggttgttgtcctctgtaggattatgtctgtccagatggatcatggttgttgtcctctgtaggattatgtctgtccagatggatcatggttgttgtcctctgtaggattatgtctgtccagatggatcatggttgttgtcctctgtaggattatgtctgtccagatggatcatggttgttgtcctctgtaggattatgtctgtccagatggatcatggttgttgtcctctgtaggattatgtctgtccagatggatcatggttgttgtcctctgtaggattatgtctgtccagatggatcatggttgttgtcctctgtaggattatgtctgtccagatggatcatggttgttgtcctctgtaggattatgtctgtccagatggatcatggttgttgtcctctgtaggattatgtctgtccagatggatcatggttgttgtcctctgtaggattatgtctgtccagatggatcatggttgttgtcctctgtaggattatgtctgtccagatggatcatggttgttgtcctctgtaggattatgtctgtccagatggatcatggttgttgtcctctgtaggattatgtctgtccagatggatcatggttgtt encodes the following:
- the LOC124025777 gene encoding LOW QUALITY PROTEIN: calcium uniporter regulatory subunit MCUb, mitochondrial-like (The sequence of the model RefSeq protein was modified relative to this genomic sequence to represent the inferred CDS: deleted 2 bases in 2 codons), which gives rise to MLAVPLPSRQESCLFFLRPMLMTVGDLIHDLQREDPGVTSASVLTKDGARVANSTSIDGLLDKDFQLLINDAVYNIHSPEREASSEHVVDVEDMKHMVQLLHTALHLPHHHLLKERQLLERLDGLKQDLSPLEQVKAQLARSAEFHSSRTLWTGVALLSVQGGALAWLTWWVYSWDVMEPVTYFLTYCTSIGVFSYYVLTKQDYVYPDAKDRQFLYYFHKGAKKERFNVQKYNELREELASVEEDLRRLRNPTQLQLPVEQIQSQP